One window from the genome of Saimiri boliviensis isolate mSaiBol1 chromosome 2, mSaiBol1.pri, whole genome shotgun sequence encodes:
- the TEDC1 gene encoding tubulin epsilon and delta complex protein 1 isoform X2: MLVRRSRAAAAGYPKEAGAGSMGRRRRRVHPAAGARAGALPEAIAALSRSLPSGPSPEIFRRAKFDRPEATPALWQLLFRVLAPLPLDNPLASLAPEVQARLVKSALRSQGYPRLALAQLPEDGSQGSRELLLALSWLLARGPVPEQMLAQTRVPLGDEMTVCQVRAEDPVDVRYVQWLMGKLRFRWRQLVSSQQEQCTLLSKIHLYTSGCHGDQSLGHLSVAEAEMLRDPEGGQQLLRTLEYENRRLEAVLTWRRTELVFWQWMDTVLDTCAPRAPAAASQGTFLPGIPEHRGGELELVAWELRALQEELQEAAECRRAAWEAKAGGCGRGPEWSAVRRASREAVEKELGALQRCWEQDRDPAQPHGPHRLVRREDGAAGDWDLRAAEVIRTLRSQEACLEAVLHQLQGQCRQGLARLAGALPGLIWIPPLGR, encoded by the exons ATGCTTGTGCGCAGGTCCCGGGCGGCTGCGGCGGGCTATCCGAAGGAGGCTGGTGCTGGCTCTAtggggaggcggcggcggcgggtgCACCCCGCGGCTGGGGCCCGGGCCGGGGCCCTGCCTGAGGCCATCGCCGCGTTGAGTCGGTCGCTGCCCTCGGGACCCAGCCCCGAGATCTTCCGCCGTGCCAAGTTCGACCGTCCGGAGGCG ACCCCCGCGCTCTGGCAGCTTCTCTTCCGCGTGCTCGCGCCACTCCCTCTGGACAACCCCCTGGCCTCGCTCGCCCCGG AGGTCCAAGCCCGCTTGGTGAAGTCAGCACTGCGCTCCCAGGGCTACCCGCGGCTGGCACTGGCACAGCTCCCTGAGGATGGCTCCCAGGGCAGCCGGGAGCTGCTGCTGGCTCTGTCCTGGCTCTTGGCTCGAGGACCTGTGCCTGAGCAGATGCTGGCCCAGACCCGGGTGCCTCTGGGTGATGAGATGACTGTGTGCCAG GTGCGAGCAGAGGATCCTGTGGATGTCCGCTATGTGCAGTGGCTGATGGGAAAGCTGCGGTTCCGGTGGCGACAGCTGGTGTCCAGTCAGCAGGAACAGTGCACCCTCCTGAGCAAG ATCCACCTGTACACAAGCGGCTGCCATGGGGATCAGAGCCTTGGTCATCTGTCGGTCGCTGAAGCAGAGATGCTCAGGGACCCAGAGGGAGGCCAGCAG CTGCTGCGGACTCTGGAGTATGAGAACAGGCGCCTGGAGGCGGTCCTGACGTGGCGGCGCACAGAGCTGGTCTTCTGGCAGTGGATG GACACAGTCCTGGACACCTGTGCCCCCAGGGCGCCGGCTGCCGCCTCACAGGGCACCTTCCTGCCCGGGATCCCTGAGCACAGGGGTGGCGAGTTGGAGCTGGTAGCCTGGGAGCTGCGGGCACTGCAGGAGGAGCTGCAGGAAGCTGCGGAGTGCAGGCGGgcagcctgggaggccaag GCTGGAGGCTGTGGACGGGGGCCAGAGTGGAGTGCTGTGCGGCGGGCCTCTcgagaggctgtggagaaggaGCTGGGAGCTCTGCAGCGGTGCTGGGAGCAAGACAGGGACCCGGCCCAGCCTCACGGGCCACACCGGCTGGTCAGACGAGAGGATGGGGCAGCAGGGGACTGGGACCTGCGGGCAGCTGAGGTGATCAGGACGCTGAGGAGCCAGGAGGCCTGCCTGGAGGCAGTGCTGCATCAACTACAGGGACAGTGTCGGCAGGGACTAGCCAGGTTGGCGGGAGCCCTGCCTGGCCTCATCTGGATCCCGCCACTGGGACGCTGA
- the TEDC1 gene encoding tubulin epsilon and delta complex protein 1 isoform X1: MLVRRSRAAAAGYPKEAGAGSMGRRRRRVHPAAGARAGALPEAIAALSRSLPSGPSPEIFRRAKFDRPEATPALWQLLFRVLAPLPLDNPLASLAPEVQARLVKSALRSQGYPRLALAQLPEDGSQGSRELLLALSWLLARGPVPEQMLAQTRVPLGDEMTVCQCEALASPGPPAPQVRAEDPVDVRYVQWLMGKLRFRWRQLVSSQQEQCTLLSKIHLYTSGCHGDQSLGHLSVAEAEMLRDPEGGQQLLRTLEYENRRLEAVLTWRRTELVFWQWMDTVLDTCAPRAPAAASQGTFLPGIPEHRGGELELVAWELRALQEELQEAAECRRAAWEAKAGGCGRGPEWSAVRRASREAVEKELGALQRCWEQDRDPAQPHGPHRLVRREDGAAGDWDLRAAEVIRTLRSQEACLEAVLHQLQGQCRQGLARLAGALPGLIWIPPLGR; this comes from the exons ATGCTTGTGCGCAGGTCCCGGGCGGCTGCGGCGGGCTATCCGAAGGAGGCTGGTGCTGGCTCTAtggggaggcggcggcggcgggtgCACCCCGCGGCTGGGGCCCGGGCCGGGGCCCTGCCTGAGGCCATCGCCGCGTTGAGTCGGTCGCTGCCCTCGGGACCCAGCCCCGAGATCTTCCGCCGTGCCAAGTTCGACCGTCCGGAGGCG ACCCCCGCGCTCTGGCAGCTTCTCTTCCGCGTGCTCGCGCCACTCCCTCTGGACAACCCCCTGGCCTCGCTCGCCCCGG AGGTCCAAGCCCGCTTGGTGAAGTCAGCACTGCGCTCCCAGGGCTACCCGCGGCTGGCACTGGCACAGCTCCCTGAGGATGGCTCCCAGGGCAGCCGGGAGCTGCTGCTGGCTCTGTCCTGGCTCTTGGCTCGAGGACCTGTGCCTGAGCAGATGCTGGCCCAGACCCGGGTGCCTCTGGGTGATGAGATGACTGTGTGCCAG TGTGAGGCCCTGGCCAGCCCTGGCCCACCTGCACCCCAGGTGCGAGCAGAGGATCCTGTGGATGTCCGCTATGTGCAGTGGCTGATGGGAAAGCTGCGGTTCCGGTGGCGACAGCTGGTGTCCAGTCAGCAGGAACAGTGCACCCTCCTGAGCAAG ATCCACCTGTACACAAGCGGCTGCCATGGGGATCAGAGCCTTGGTCATCTGTCGGTCGCTGAAGCAGAGATGCTCAGGGACCCAGAGGGAGGCCAGCAG CTGCTGCGGACTCTGGAGTATGAGAACAGGCGCCTGGAGGCGGTCCTGACGTGGCGGCGCACAGAGCTGGTCTTCTGGCAGTGGATG GACACAGTCCTGGACACCTGTGCCCCCAGGGCGCCGGCTGCCGCCTCACAGGGCACCTTCCTGCCCGGGATCCCTGAGCACAGGGGTGGCGAGTTGGAGCTGGTAGCCTGGGAGCTGCGGGCACTGCAGGAGGAGCTGCAGGAAGCTGCGGAGTGCAGGCGGgcagcctgggaggccaag GCTGGAGGCTGTGGACGGGGGCCAGAGTGGAGTGCTGTGCGGCGGGCCTCTcgagaggctgtggagaaggaGCTGGGAGCTCTGCAGCGGTGCTGGGAGCAAGACAGGGACCCGGCCCAGCCTCACGGGCCACACCGGCTGGTCAGACGAGAGGATGGGGCAGCAGGGGACTGGGACCTGCGGGCAGCTGAGGTGATCAGGACGCTGAGGAGCCAGGAGGCCTGCCTGGAGGCAGTGCTGCATCAACTACAGGGACAGTGTCGGCAGGGACTAGCCAGGTTGGCGGGAGCCCTGCCTGGCCTCATCTGGATCCCGCCACTGGGACGCTGA
- the TEDC1 gene encoding tubulin epsilon and delta complex protein 1 isoform X3 has product MLVRRSRAAAAGYPKEAGAGSMGRRRRRVHPAAGARAGALPEAIAALSRSLPSGPSPEIFRRAKFDRPEATPALWQLLFRVLAPLPLDNPLASLAPEVQARLVKSALRSQGYPRLALAQLPEDGSQGSRELLLALSWLLARGPVPEQMLAQTRVPLGDEMTVCQCEALASPGPPAPQVRAEDPVDVRYVQWLMGKLRFRWRQLVSSQQEQCTLLSKLLRTLEYENRRLEAVLTWRRTELVFWQWMDTVLDTCAPRAPAAASQGTFLPGIPEHRGGELELVAWELRALQEELQEAAECRRAAWEAKAGGCGRGPEWSAVRRASREAVEKELGALQRCWEQDRDPAQPHGPHRLVRREDGAAGDWDLRAAEVIRTLRSQEACLEAVLHQLQGQCRQGLARLAGALPGLIWIPPLGR; this is encoded by the exons ATGCTTGTGCGCAGGTCCCGGGCGGCTGCGGCGGGCTATCCGAAGGAGGCTGGTGCTGGCTCTAtggggaggcggcggcggcgggtgCACCCCGCGGCTGGGGCCCGGGCCGGGGCCCTGCCTGAGGCCATCGCCGCGTTGAGTCGGTCGCTGCCCTCGGGACCCAGCCCCGAGATCTTCCGCCGTGCCAAGTTCGACCGTCCGGAGGCG ACCCCCGCGCTCTGGCAGCTTCTCTTCCGCGTGCTCGCGCCACTCCCTCTGGACAACCCCCTGGCCTCGCTCGCCCCGG AGGTCCAAGCCCGCTTGGTGAAGTCAGCACTGCGCTCCCAGGGCTACCCGCGGCTGGCACTGGCACAGCTCCCTGAGGATGGCTCCCAGGGCAGCCGGGAGCTGCTGCTGGCTCTGTCCTGGCTCTTGGCTCGAGGACCTGTGCCTGAGCAGATGCTGGCCCAGACCCGGGTGCCTCTGGGTGATGAGATGACTGTGTGCCAG TGTGAGGCCCTGGCCAGCCCTGGCCCACCTGCACCCCAGGTGCGAGCAGAGGATCCTGTGGATGTCCGCTATGTGCAGTGGCTGATGGGAAAGCTGCGGTTCCGGTGGCGACAGCTGGTGTCCAGTCAGCAGGAACAGTGCACCCTCCTGAGCAAG CTGCTGCGGACTCTGGAGTATGAGAACAGGCGCCTGGAGGCGGTCCTGACGTGGCGGCGCACAGAGCTGGTCTTCTGGCAGTGGATG GACACAGTCCTGGACACCTGTGCCCCCAGGGCGCCGGCTGCCGCCTCACAGGGCACCTTCCTGCCCGGGATCCCTGAGCACAGGGGTGGCGAGTTGGAGCTGGTAGCCTGGGAGCTGCGGGCACTGCAGGAGGAGCTGCAGGAAGCTGCGGAGTGCAGGCGGgcagcctgggaggccaag GCTGGAGGCTGTGGACGGGGGCCAGAGTGGAGTGCTGTGCGGCGGGCCTCTcgagaggctgtggagaaggaGCTGGGAGCTCTGCAGCGGTGCTGGGAGCAAGACAGGGACCCGGCCCAGCCTCACGGGCCACACCGGCTGGTCAGACGAGAGGATGGGGCAGCAGGGGACTGGGACCTGCGGGCAGCTGAGGTGATCAGGACGCTGAGGAGCCAGGAGGCCTGCCTGGAGGCAGTGCTGCATCAACTACAGGGACAGTGTCGGCAGGGACTAGCCAGGTTGGCGGGAGCCCTGCCTGGCCTCATCTGGATCCCGCCACTGGGACGCTGA
- the CRIP1 gene encoding cysteine-rich protein 1, protein MPKCPKCDKEVYFAERVTSLGKDWHRPCLKCEKCGKTLTSGSHAEHGGKPYCNHPCYAAMFGPKGFGRGGAESHTFK, encoded by the exons ATGCCCAAGTGCCCCAAGTGCGACAAGGAGGTGTACTTCG CCGAGAGGGTGACCTCTCTGGGCAAGGACTGGCATCGGCCTTGCCTGAAGTGCGAGAAATGTGGGAAGACGCTGACCTCCGGCAGCCACGCTGAG CACGGAGGCAAACCCTACTGCAACCATCCCTGCTATGCCGCCATGTTTGGGCCTAAAG GCTTTGGGCGGGGTGGAGCCGAGAGCCACACTTTCAAGTAA